One genomic segment of Theobroma cacao cultivar B97-61/B2 chromosome 6, Criollo_cocoa_genome_V2, whole genome shotgun sequence includes these proteins:
- the LOC18595307 gene encoding uncharacterized protein LOC18595307, whose translation MSAAVCGSKRSFFEDIPSSPSASVSKKLRRCSPSSPSSVRFPPPPSSLAHLEALFPHMDPELLERALLECGNDIDTAVKRLQELCLGAAEATGERSGPVEELGATAELGTLTNDGEATATVPVQNPSAPEKLPVDGAEWVDLFVREMMSATSVDDAKARAFKLLEVLENSISRSAAEEAAQNFHKENIMLKEQIEVLIQENTVLKRAVAIQHERQKEYQDKNHELQHLKQLVSQYQEQLRTLEVNNYALTMHLRQAQQSNSIPGRFHPDVF comes from the exons ATGTCTGCGGCAGTGTGCGGGAGTAAGAGATCGTTCTTCGAGGATATCCCGTCGTCGCCATCGGCTTCTGTCTCTAAGAAGCTCCGGCGCTGCTCGCCTTCATCTCCTTCGTCTGTTCGTTTTCCTCCGCCGCCGTCTTCCCTCGCTCACCTCGAAGCCCTGTTCCCTCACATGGACCCCGAG CTTCTGGAGAGAGCACTGCTAGAATGTGGCAATGATATAGACACTGCTGTCAAGAGGCTGCAGGAACTTTGCTTGGGAGCTGCAGAGGCTACAGGGGAAAGGTCAGGTCCTGTTGAAGAACTGGGTGCAACTGCAGAGCTGG GTACATTGACCAATGATGGGGAAGCTACTGCAACTGTGCCTGTTCAGAATCCATCAGCCCCTGAAAAACTGCCTGTTGATGGTGCAGAATGGGTGGACTTGTTTGTGAGGGAGATGATGAGTGCTACAAGTGTGGATGATGCCAAAGCCCGTGCCTTTAAACTGCTGGAGGTTCTGGAGAATTCCATTAGTAGATCTGCTGCTGAAGAGGCAGCACAAAATTTTCACAAG GAAAATATCATGTTAAAGGAACAGATTGAGGTGTTGATTCAAGAAAATACGGTCCTCAAACGAGCTGTGGCAATCCAACATGAACGTCAAAAGGAGTATCAAGATAAAAACCATGAGTTGCAACATCTGAAGCAGTTGGTGTCTCAGTATCAGGAGCAGCTGCGAACTCTAGAG GTAAATAACTACGCATTGACGATGCATCTGAGACAGGCACAGCAAAGCAACTCCATCCCAGGGCGTTTCCACCCAGATGTCTTCTAA